One segment of Macrotis lagotis isolate mMagLag1 chromosome 1, bilby.v1.9.chrom.fasta, whole genome shotgun sequence DNA contains the following:
- the NKX2-8 gene encoding LOW QUALITY PROTEIN: homeobox protein Nkx-2.8 (The sequence of the model RefSeq protein was modified relative to this genomic sequence to represent the inferred CDS: substituted 2 bases at 2 genomic stop codons), which yields MSTRLCXCKRRKRVLVKAGGGRGNRGGGRVADHRLPPKMLFNGTSVFPTAPQPPXPTPFRSVATMSTSGRISFTVRSLLDLPEQETQHLRRRDSEIPTLRCPGPYSEWMETDRSHYPSSEESSPETSNSDSAPRLRPLPPVEWSSPDFEKRKKRRVLFSKAQTLELERRFRQQHYLSAPEREQLARLLSLTPTQVKIWFQNHRYKMKRALGPAGAGNLSPTPALLRRMVVPVLISDRKPCQGCELSLASALDKPSLLQAATASAYVLPSYASFPTSSTGALSFFQVNQHLAHPTLVSWNW from the exons ATGAGTACCAGACTGTGTTAGTGCAAGAGAAGGAAGCGGGTGTTAGTGAaggctgggggggggagggggaatagagGAGGTGGGCGGGTGGCGGACCATCGCTTGCCACCCAAGATGTTATTCAATG GAACCTCCGTGTTTCCAACTGCTCCACAGCCTCCTTAGCCCACCCCTTTCAGGTCAGTAGCTACCATGAGCACATCTGGACGTATTAGCTTCACTGTTCGAAGTCTCCTGGATTTACCCGAACAAGAGACACAACACCTGCGGAGGCGGGACTCAGAAATTCCAACCCTTCGCTGTCCTGGCCCTTACTCGGAGTGGATGGAGACTGATCGGAGTCACTACCCCT CTTCAGAGGAGAGCAGCCCAGAGACCAGTAATTCGGACTCCGCGCCGCGGCTGCGGCCCCTGCCTCCAGTAGAGTGGTCTAGCCCAGACtttgagaagaggaagaagagacgGGTGCTGTTCTCCAAGGCTCAGACTCTGGAGCTAGAGAGACGCTTCCGGCAGCAGCATTACCTCTCTGCTCCGGAGAGGGAACAGCTGGCTCGGCTCTTGAGCTTGACGCCTACTCAGGTCAAAATCTGGTTCCAGAACCACCGCTACAAGATGAAACGTGCCCTGGGTCCCGCGGGGGCCGGGAATCTAAGTCCAACTCCTGCGCTGCTACGCCGGATGGTAGTCCCGGTGCTGATCAGTGATCGAAAGCCTTGCCAAGGTTGCGAACTTAGTTTGGCGTCAGCACTGGACAAGCCGAGTTTGCTTCAAGCTGCCACTGCCTCCGCTTACGTCCTTCCGAGTTATGCTTCTTTCCCCACCAGTTCCACAGGGGCACTCAGTTTCTTCCAGGTTAATCAGCACTTAGCTCACCCGACACTAGTCTCTTGGAACTGGTGA